In one Takifugu flavidus isolate HTHZ2018 chromosome 9, ASM371156v2, whole genome shotgun sequence genomic region, the following are encoded:
- the trmt12 gene encoding tRNA wybutosine-synthesizing protein 2 homolog isoform X3 encodes MHNNSVDLPSLRTMVSSESVCEIVWRQPPLQSKKRSGQAPFHKLEQMLRELVENGGEGWTEELRRDLPHSFQRHGDLILLGDNCFTLPQWNTFDGDLLWASVAKATGAKRLAKMSRISKDGFRSPIVTMLLGEHSWVTHVDNGIRYEFDVTKCMFSAGNITEKLRVSQFDCRGETVVDLYAGIGYFTLPYLVHAKARHVHACEWNPDALRALQKNLVTNRVSERCTIHPGDNRELHLNDIADRVNLGLIPSSEDGWPVACRLLKRTTGGFLHIHQNVTSSVPNTAAAPEDNDVTLRGKTADREAWQAWAHDTANRISCILGGITGAQWMVHIKHIEQVKSYAPHVHHIVLDLECRPRNDHPA; translated from the exons ATGCACAACAATTCAG TTGATCTTCCATCTCTGAGGACTATGGTGTCTTCAGAAAGTGTCTGTGAAATTGTTTGGCGTCAG CCTCCCCTGCAGTCAAAAAAGAGGAGCGGACAAGCGCCTTTTCATAAGCTAGAGCAAATGCTTCGGGAACTTGTGGAAAACGGTGGTGAAGGATGGAcggaggaactgaggagagaCCTCCCTCACAGCTTCCAGAGGCATGGGGACCTTATCCTGCTTGGGGACAATTGTTTTACCCTTCCACAGTGGAACACGTTTG ATGGTGATCTGCTCTGGGCTTCTGTGGCCAAAGCAACTGGTGCAAAGCGTCTGGCAAAGATGAGTCGAATATCAAAGGATGGATTTAGGTCTCCGATAGTGACGATGCTGTTGGGAGAACACAGCTGGGTCACGCATGTCGACAATGGGATTAG GTACGAGTTTGATGTTACCAAATGCATGTTTTCGGCTGGGAATATAACAGAGAAACTCCGTGTCTCTCAGTTTGACTGCAGAGGTGAAACAGTGGTAGATTTGTATGCAG GAATAGGCTACTTTACTCTTCCATATCTGGTACATGCGAAGGCCCGACACGTTCACGCTTGTGAGTGGAATCCTGATGCTCTCAGAGCGTTACAGAAGAACCTGGTGACCAACAGGGTATCTGAGCGCTGCACCATTCACCCAGGAGACAACAGAGAA cTTCATCTAAATGACATCGCCGACCGTGTCAATCTGGGTCTCATACCGAGCTCCGAGGACGGCTGGCCAGTAGCCTGTCGCCTGCTGAAAAGGACAACCGGTGGCTTTTTACACATTCACCAAAATGTCACCTCCTCGGTCCCAAACACAGCGGCTGCCCCAGAAGACAATGATGTCACTCTGAGAGGGAAGACGGCTGATCGAGAGGCGTGGCAGGCCTGGGCCCATGACACAGCAAATCGCATTTCCTGTATTTTGGGGGGCATCACTGGTGCACAGTGGATGGTGCACATCAAGCACATCGAACAAGTGAAGTCGTACGCGCCCCACGTCCACCATATTGTGTTGGACCTGGAATGCAGGCCAAGAAACGATCATCCAGCCTGA
- the trmt12 gene encoding tRNA wybutosine-synthesizing protein 2 homolog isoform X2 — protein MDTVPCLRVSQHHAQQFRRLLQSNKCLDLNLRLLKDSANTVLLPILPSCLSQVDLPSLRTMVSSESVCEIVWRQPPLQSKKRSGQAPFHKLEQMLRELVENGGEGWTEELRRDLPHSFQRHGDLILLGDNCFTLPQWNTFDGDLLWASVAKATGAKRLAKMSRISKDGFRSPIVTMLLGEHSWVTHVDNGIRYEFDVTKCMFSAGNITEKLRVSQFDCRGETVVDLYAGYFTLPYLVHAKARHVHACEWNPDALRALQKNLVTNRVSERCTIHPGDNRELHLNDIADRVNLGLIPSSEDGWPVACRLLKRTTGGFLHIHQNVTSSVPNTAAAPEDNDVTLRGKTADREAWQAWAHDTANRISCILGGITGAQWMVHIKHIEQVKSYAPHVHHIVLDLECRPRNDHPA, from the exons ATGGACACTGTGCCCTGTCTTCGTGTGTCTCAGCATCATGCACAACAATTCAG gcGACTCTTACAGTCAAACAAATGTCTTGATTTGAATCTACGTTTGTTGAAAGACTCAGCCAATACTGTCCTTCTACCCATTTTACCATCCTGTCTGTCCCAAGTTGATCTTCCATCTCTGAGGACTATGGTGTCTTCAGAAAGTGTCTGTGAAATTGTTTGGCGTCAG CCTCCCCTGCAGTCAAAAAAGAGGAGCGGACAAGCGCCTTTTCATAAGCTAGAGCAAATGCTTCGGGAACTTGTGGAAAACGGTGGTGAAGGATGGAcggaggaactgaggagagaCCTCCCTCACAGCTTCCAGAGGCATGGGGACCTTATCCTGCTTGGGGACAATTGTTTTACCCTTCCACAGTGGAACACGTTTG ATGGTGATCTGCTCTGGGCTTCTGTGGCCAAAGCAACTGGTGCAAAGCGTCTGGCAAAGATGAGTCGAATATCAAAGGATGGATTTAGGTCTCCGATAGTGACGATGCTGTTGGGAGAACACAGCTGGGTCACGCATGTCGACAATGGGATTAG GTACGAGTTTGATGTTACCAAATGCATGTTTTCGGCTGGGAATATAACAGAGAAACTCCGTGTCTCTCAGTTTGACTGCAGAGGTGAAACAGTGGTAGATTTGTATGCAG GCTACTTTACTCTTCCATATCTGGTACATGCGAAGGCCCGACACGTTCACGCTTGTGAGTGGAATCCTGATGCTCTCAGAGCGTTACAGAAGAACCTGGTGACCAACAGGGTATCTGAGCGCTGCACCATTCACCCAGGAGACAACAGAGAA cTTCATCTAAATGACATCGCCGACCGTGTCAATCTGGGTCTCATACCGAGCTCCGAGGACGGCTGGCCAGTAGCCTGTCGCCTGCTGAAAAGGACAACCGGTGGCTTTTTACACATTCACCAAAATGTCACCTCCTCGGTCCCAAACACAGCGGCTGCCCCAGAAGACAATGATGTCACTCTGAGAGGGAAGACGGCTGATCGAGAGGCGTGGCAGGCCTGGGCCCATGACACAGCAAATCGCATTTCCTGTATTTTGGGGGGCATCACTGGTGCACAGTGGATGGTGCACATCAAGCACATCGAACAAGTGAAGTCGTACGCGCCCCACGTCCACCATATTGTGTTGGACCTGGAATGCAGGCCAAGAAACGATCATCCAGCCTGA
- the trmt12 gene encoding tRNA wybutosine-synthesizing protein 2 homolog isoform X1, translating into MDTVPCLRVSQHHAQQFRRLLQSNKCLDLNLRLLKDSANTVLLPILPSCLSQVDLPSLRTMVSSESVCEIVWRQPPLQSKKRSGQAPFHKLEQMLRELVENGGEGWTEELRRDLPHSFQRHGDLILLGDNCFTLPQWNTFDGDLLWASVAKATGAKRLAKMSRISKDGFRSPIVTMLLGEHSWVTHVDNGIRYEFDVTKCMFSAGNITEKLRVSQFDCRGETVVDLYAGIGYFTLPYLVHAKARHVHACEWNPDALRALQKNLVTNRVSERCTIHPGDNRELHLNDIADRVNLGLIPSSEDGWPVACRLLKRTTGGFLHIHQNVTSSVPNTAAAPEDNDVTLRGKTADREAWQAWAHDTANRISCILGGITGAQWMVHIKHIEQVKSYAPHVHHIVLDLECRPRNDHPA; encoded by the exons ATGGACACTGTGCCCTGTCTTCGTGTGTCTCAGCATCATGCACAACAATTCAG gcGACTCTTACAGTCAAACAAATGTCTTGATTTGAATCTACGTTTGTTGAAAGACTCAGCCAATACTGTCCTTCTACCCATTTTACCATCCTGTCTGTCCCAAGTTGATCTTCCATCTCTGAGGACTATGGTGTCTTCAGAAAGTGTCTGTGAAATTGTTTGGCGTCAG CCTCCCCTGCAGTCAAAAAAGAGGAGCGGACAAGCGCCTTTTCATAAGCTAGAGCAAATGCTTCGGGAACTTGTGGAAAACGGTGGTGAAGGATGGAcggaggaactgaggagagaCCTCCCTCACAGCTTCCAGAGGCATGGGGACCTTATCCTGCTTGGGGACAATTGTTTTACCCTTCCACAGTGGAACACGTTTG ATGGTGATCTGCTCTGGGCTTCTGTGGCCAAAGCAACTGGTGCAAAGCGTCTGGCAAAGATGAGTCGAATATCAAAGGATGGATTTAGGTCTCCGATAGTGACGATGCTGTTGGGAGAACACAGCTGGGTCACGCATGTCGACAATGGGATTAG GTACGAGTTTGATGTTACCAAATGCATGTTTTCGGCTGGGAATATAACAGAGAAACTCCGTGTCTCTCAGTTTGACTGCAGAGGTGAAACAGTGGTAGATTTGTATGCAG GAATAGGCTACTTTACTCTTCCATATCTGGTACATGCGAAGGCCCGACACGTTCACGCTTGTGAGTGGAATCCTGATGCTCTCAGAGCGTTACAGAAGAACCTGGTGACCAACAGGGTATCTGAGCGCTGCACCATTCACCCAGGAGACAACAGAGAA cTTCATCTAAATGACATCGCCGACCGTGTCAATCTGGGTCTCATACCGAGCTCCGAGGACGGCTGGCCAGTAGCCTGTCGCCTGCTGAAAAGGACAACCGGTGGCTTTTTACACATTCACCAAAATGTCACCTCCTCGGTCCCAAACACAGCGGCTGCCCCAGAAGACAATGATGTCACTCTGAGAGGGAAGACGGCTGATCGAGAGGCGTGGCAGGCCTGGGCCCATGACACAGCAAATCGCATTTCCTGTATTTTGGGGGGCATCACTGGTGCACAGTGGATGGTGCACATCAAGCACATCGAACAAGTGAAGTCGTACGCGCCCCACGTCCACCATATTGTGTTGGACCTGGAATGCAGGCCAAGAAACGATCATCCAGCCTGA
- the zdhhc9 gene encoding palmitoyltransferase ZDHHC9 isoform X2 has translation MNVSRSRSDLWMQQPPQLDYCRKHLPPAAGFLPIPPNTERKVGGLRPGGARCSEEPKSRTRDDMSAVMITRKVRKWEKLPGKNTFCCDGRVMMARQKGVFYLTMFLIIGTCSLFFAFECPYLAVHLSPAIPVFAALLFLFVMAMLLRTSFSDPGVLPRALPEEASFIEMEIEAANVNVPAGQRPPPRIRNVQINNQIVKLKYCYTCKIFRPPRASHCSICDNCVDRFDHHCPWVGNCVGKRNYRYFYLFTMSLSLLTIYIFTFDIVHVVMRSVDNGFLNTLKETPGTVLELLVCFFTLWSVVGLTGFHTYLISLNQTTNEDIKGSWSGKNRVQNPYSHKNIIKNCCEVLCGPTYPSVLDRRGLMLEDISPSVTPAAPSSSNPTPQTTPLTAFRPLAMLCCSADGSRCLFSTRCPLPAENHGSAHTQRAHA, from the exons ATGAATGTGAGTCGGTCAAGGTCCGATCTCTGGATGCAACAACCGCCGCAGCTGGATTACTGCAGGAAACATCTGCCTCCAGCGGCCGGATTTCTCCCGATTCCCCCCAACACTGAGCGGAAGGTGGGAGGGTTGAGACCAGGAGGCGCACGCTGCAGCGAGGAGCCAAA AAGCCGAACACGGGACGACATGTCGGCGGTGATGATAACGAGAAAGGTGCGAAAATGGGAGAAGCTGCCGGGAAAAAACACGTTCTGCTGCGACGGACGAGTGATGATGGCCCGGCAGAAAGGAGTCTTCTACTTGACCATGTTCCTCATCATCGGGACCTGCTCGCTCTTCTTCGCTTTCGA ATGCCCGTACCTGGCTGTCCATCTGTCCCCTGCCATTCCGGTCTTtgctgccctcctcttcctcttcgtcaTGGCCATGCTGCTGAGGACGAGCTTCAGCGACCCCGGGGTGCTGCCACGGGCGCTGCCAGAGGAGGCCTCCTTCATCGAGATGGAAATCG AGGCCGCCAACGTGAACGTCCCGGCTGGACAGAGGCCGCCGCCCCGAATCCGCAACGTCCAGATCAACAACCAGATCGTCAAGTTGAAGTACTGCTACACCTGCAAAATCTTCCGGCCTCCTCGCGCTTCGCACTGCAGCATCTGTGACAACTGTGTCG aTCGATTTGACCACCACTGTCCGTGGGTGGGCAACTGCGTGGGCAAGAGGAACTACCGATACTTCTACCTGTTCACCATGTCCCTCTCCCTGCTCACCATTTACATCTTCACATTCGACATCGTCCACGTGGTCATGC GTTCAGTTGATAACGGCTTCCTGAACACTTTAAAGGAAACGCCTGGA ACggtgctggagctcctggtttGCTTCTTCACCCTCTGGTCGGTGGTGGGTCTGACGGGCTTCCACACCTACCTGATCTCGCTCAACCAGACCACCAACGAGGAT ATTAAAGGATCCTGGTCTGGAAAGAACAGGGTCCAGAACCCGTACAGCCACAAGAACATCATCAAAAACTGCTGTGAGGTGCTCTGCGGGCCAACATACCCGAG CGTCCTGGACAGAAGAGGACTGATGCTGGAGGACATATCTCCCTCTGTAACACCTGctgcccccagcagcagcaacccaaCGCCACAAACCACG CCGCTGACGGCGTTCAGGCCTCTGGCGATGCTTTGCTGCAGCGCCGACGGCTCCCGGTGCCTCTTTTCAACGCGCTGTCCTCTGCCTGCAGAAAACCACGGCTCCGCTCATACCCAACGAGCACACGCCTGA
- the zdhhc9 gene encoding palmitoyltransferase ZDHHC9 isoform X1 has product MNVSRSRSDLWMQQPPQLDYCRKHLPPAAGFLPIPPNTERKVGGLRPGGARCSEEPKSRTRDDMSAVMITRKVRKWEKLPGKNTFCCDGRVMMARQKGVFYLTMFLIIGTCSLFFAFECPYLAVHLSPAIPVFAALLFLFVMAMLLRTSFSDPGVLPRALPEEASFIEMEIEAANVNVPAGQRPPPRIRNVQINNQIVKLKYCYTCKIFRPPRASHCSICDNCVDRFDHHCPWVGNCVGKRNYRYFYLFTMSLSLLTIYIFTFDIVHVVMRSVDNGFLNTLKETPGTVLELLVCFFTLWSVVGLTGFHTYLISLNQTTNEDIKGSWSGKNRVQNPYSHKNIIKNCCEVLCGPTYPSVLDRRGLMLEDISPSVTPAAPSSSNPTPQTTKTTAPLIPNEHTPDDTHKSIAASAEESPSPREERSPVSKVPPLASPETDAETSLAKDKAH; this is encoded by the exons ATGAATGTGAGTCGGTCAAGGTCCGATCTCTGGATGCAACAACCGCCGCAGCTGGATTACTGCAGGAAACATCTGCCTCCAGCGGCCGGATTTCTCCCGATTCCCCCCAACACTGAGCGGAAGGTGGGAGGGTTGAGACCAGGAGGCGCACGCTGCAGCGAGGAGCCAAA AAGCCGAACACGGGACGACATGTCGGCGGTGATGATAACGAGAAAGGTGCGAAAATGGGAGAAGCTGCCGGGAAAAAACACGTTCTGCTGCGACGGACGAGTGATGATGGCCCGGCAGAAAGGAGTCTTCTACTTGACCATGTTCCTCATCATCGGGACCTGCTCGCTCTTCTTCGCTTTCGA ATGCCCGTACCTGGCTGTCCATCTGTCCCCTGCCATTCCGGTCTTtgctgccctcctcttcctcttcgtcaTGGCCATGCTGCTGAGGACGAGCTTCAGCGACCCCGGGGTGCTGCCACGGGCGCTGCCAGAGGAGGCCTCCTTCATCGAGATGGAAATCG AGGCCGCCAACGTGAACGTCCCGGCTGGACAGAGGCCGCCGCCCCGAATCCGCAACGTCCAGATCAACAACCAGATCGTCAAGTTGAAGTACTGCTACACCTGCAAAATCTTCCGGCCTCCTCGCGCTTCGCACTGCAGCATCTGTGACAACTGTGTCG aTCGATTTGACCACCACTGTCCGTGGGTGGGCAACTGCGTGGGCAAGAGGAACTACCGATACTTCTACCTGTTCACCATGTCCCTCTCCCTGCTCACCATTTACATCTTCACATTCGACATCGTCCACGTGGTCATGC GTTCAGTTGATAACGGCTTCCTGAACACTTTAAAGGAAACGCCTGGA ACggtgctggagctcctggtttGCTTCTTCACCCTCTGGTCGGTGGTGGGTCTGACGGGCTTCCACACCTACCTGATCTCGCTCAACCAGACCACCAACGAGGAT ATTAAAGGATCCTGGTCTGGAAAGAACAGGGTCCAGAACCCGTACAGCCACAAGAACATCATCAAAAACTGCTGTGAGGTGCTCTGCGGGCCAACATACCCGAG CGTCCTGGACAGAAGAGGACTGATGCTGGAGGACATATCTCCCTCTGTAACACCTGctgcccccagcagcagcaacccaaCGCCACAAACCACG AAAACCACGGCTCCGCTCATACCCAACGAGCACACGCCTGATGACACCCACAAGAGCATCGCCGCGTCAGCGGAGGAGAGCCCCTCCCCCAGAGAGGAGCGCTCGCCTGTCTCCAAGGTCCCGCCTCTGGCTTCGCCGGAGACAGACGCAGAAACATCCCTCGCCAAGGACAAGGCCCATTAG
- the zdhhc9 gene encoding palmitoyltransferase ZDHHC9 isoform X3, giving the protein MSAVMITRKVRKWEKLPGKNTFCCDGRVMMARQKGVFYLTMFLIIGTCSLFFAFECPYLAVHLSPAIPVFAALLFLFVMAMLLRTSFSDPGVLPRALPEEASFIEMEIEAANVNVPAGQRPPPRIRNVQINNQIVKLKYCYTCKIFRPPRASHCSICDNCVDRFDHHCPWVGNCVGKRNYRYFYLFTMSLSLLTIYIFTFDIVHVVMRSVDNGFLNTLKETPGTVLELLVCFFTLWSVVGLTGFHTYLISLNQTTNEDIKGSWSGKNRVQNPYSHKNIIKNCCEVLCGPTYPSVLDRRGLMLEDISPSVTPAAPSSSNPTPQTTKTTAPLIPNEHTPDDTHKSIAASAEESPSPREERSPVSKVPPLASPETDAETSLAKDKAH; this is encoded by the exons ATGTCGGCGGTGATGATAACGAGAAAGGTGCGAAAATGGGAGAAGCTGCCGGGAAAAAACACGTTCTGCTGCGACGGACGAGTGATGATGGCCCGGCAGAAAGGAGTCTTCTACTTGACCATGTTCCTCATCATCGGGACCTGCTCGCTCTTCTTCGCTTTCGA ATGCCCGTACCTGGCTGTCCATCTGTCCCCTGCCATTCCGGTCTTtgctgccctcctcttcctcttcgtcaTGGCCATGCTGCTGAGGACGAGCTTCAGCGACCCCGGGGTGCTGCCACGGGCGCTGCCAGAGGAGGCCTCCTTCATCGAGATGGAAATCG AGGCCGCCAACGTGAACGTCCCGGCTGGACAGAGGCCGCCGCCCCGAATCCGCAACGTCCAGATCAACAACCAGATCGTCAAGTTGAAGTACTGCTACACCTGCAAAATCTTCCGGCCTCCTCGCGCTTCGCACTGCAGCATCTGTGACAACTGTGTCG aTCGATTTGACCACCACTGTCCGTGGGTGGGCAACTGCGTGGGCAAGAGGAACTACCGATACTTCTACCTGTTCACCATGTCCCTCTCCCTGCTCACCATTTACATCTTCACATTCGACATCGTCCACGTGGTCATGC GTTCAGTTGATAACGGCTTCCTGAACACTTTAAAGGAAACGCCTGGA ACggtgctggagctcctggtttGCTTCTTCACCCTCTGGTCGGTGGTGGGTCTGACGGGCTTCCACACCTACCTGATCTCGCTCAACCAGACCACCAACGAGGAT ATTAAAGGATCCTGGTCTGGAAAGAACAGGGTCCAGAACCCGTACAGCCACAAGAACATCATCAAAAACTGCTGTGAGGTGCTCTGCGGGCCAACATACCCGAG CGTCCTGGACAGAAGAGGACTGATGCTGGAGGACATATCTCCCTCTGTAACACCTGctgcccccagcagcagcaacccaaCGCCACAAACCACG AAAACCACGGCTCCGCTCATACCCAACGAGCACACGCCTGATGACACCCACAAGAGCATCGCCGCGTCAGCGGAGGAGAGCCCCTCCCCCAGAGAGGAGCGCTCGCCTGTCTCCAAGGTCCCGCCTCTGGCTTCGCCGGAGACAGACGCAGAAACATCCCTCGCCAAGGACAAGGCCCATTAG